A stretch of Besnoitia besnoiti strain Bb-Ger1 chromosome Unknown contig00015, whole genome shotgun sequence DNA encodes these proteins:
- a CDS encoding putative P-type ATPase4 (encoded by transcript BESB_027620) yields the protein MAAPAPQVDTSASQDHLQAGTLPAPQAANDARHPREAAVDDDVKADLLGSGKGGEDGTSPRRESGGRGSSRRLSNKREPASLAGGTSHLNVAKSHSSVSQAIRDQERHRPLAASSSVSVPPSGMTATGFENVESEVIDRLSKSHVSLKELVEQARQTDPEAFRMAVSLTEQTHPTSGKNRFASLPIEELAQELGLKDINKGLTEEQVLENRRLYGPNVLEKDKTEPVWKIFIQQFLSPVVLLLLVASIASLALQEWVEGAAILIIVTLNASLATYMEKSASNALAKLASMAAPGCTVLREGKEQTVGAVDVVPGDIVLLATGNNVAADMRCIDTVELKTNESLLTGESEDISKTLRAEDYDTPFATNLCFASTIVTNGSGRGLVFATGMDTQVGRIAQQLKKAGEGSKLTPLQRGLNRLGGMIGLIAICVLIIVVVVAILTGYRDPAHPDADPVFTIVLVAVGFAVSSIPEGLPMVVTICLSLGARDMVKRKANVRKLPAVETLGCCSVICSDKTGTLTEGRMTAVRLVTVCRNGEILDADGLTKSFAFFPTKGFDTNGGIFDISKLDDKTKNNLMIQYHDGAFQDYDGVCHNYGNRANTDATTKLVRSVMLSGYLNSYSTTLIREPETKRWFAKGNMSEGAIVVGAAKAQIGDAVQGSATDPSAEYTRAKELEVPFNSSRKMMMTVHKLPAVNMFGDIALKNPNGAQYTHCAIIKGAPDRVLKHVGYVLGEGAEGPHLDWNRPATTEDVRKVEAVNLALSQQALRVLAFTIRPLTDADVAALKQQDGADQRLKFALGEDTEELCLLGVIGSLDPPRTGVREAIERCRQAGIRVIMITGDQRPTAVAIAKEIGLLTQRDNADEKSIQCSGLHIDDDPMKDHLSEEELDDIIARVNVFSRAQPEDKIAIVEALKRQGHTVAMTGDGVNDAPALKAADIGVAMGIAGTDVAKGASEMVLLDDNFVTIVAAVEEGRKIYSNIQKFVCFLLGTNIGEIIYLTIAIAASMPLPLEALQVLFLNLMSDGCPAVAIAKEPSDEENMKIPPRPRKQPIMTRDWWLYGNLPHTIFEAGCVLMSLALGLYLCTGVVQLGPLHDQCSYFTARDVVNLKDIDYRYFCRSFEYRVSSGYTGWVTNVDFWSPQTGKVEQVLGAIAGKHPDLTVETPGLDAYIVEAMAGGCPPGVDVDATTGFCMPKAGTTVRSHADTPLGAASRDYFDVSARGAKMGRTCSFITAVWCEMLRAYTVRSWHWFFTVFNRNPWMHLACSISATLTSLLTIVPGIQNAFSTYALPWYLYLFAIACGFFNLTLDELIPKPLYRYKKAREMRAALATKTSTA from the exons ATGGCGGCCCCAGCGCCACAGGTGGATACGTCCGCATCTCAGGACCACCTTCAAGCTGGCACTCTCCCCGCTCCGCAAGCGGCCAATGATGCACGCCACCCGCGAGAAGCGGCTGTCGATGACGATGTGAAAGCTGACTTACTCGGGTCAGGAAAGGGTGGGGAAGACGGCACCTCCCCCCGGCGGGAATCAGGTGGACGCGGCTCGAGCCGGCGCTTGTCGAATAAGCGAGAACCGGCGTCGCTTGCCGGCGGCACCAGCCACCTGAATGTAGCAAAGTCCCATTCGTCGGTGTCTCAAGCGATCAGGGACCAGGAACGCCACCGACCACTCGCTGCCAGTAGCAGTGTCAGCGTGCCCCCCTCTGGCATGACCGCAACAGGTTTCGAAAATGTTGAGTCTGAGGTCATTGACCGGCTGAGTAAGAGCCATGTCAGCCTGAAGGAGCTGGTcgagcaggcgaggcagaccgATCCGGAGGCTTTCCGCATGGCTGTTTCTCTCACAGAACAGACTCACCCTACGAGCGGGAAGAATAGGTTTGCCTCACTTCCAATCGAG GAACTCGCGCAAGAGCTCGGGTTGAAGGATATCAACAAAGGGCTGACGGAAGAGCAAGTGCTGGAGAATCGTCGCCTCTACGGCCCAAATGTCCTTGAGAAAGACAAGACCGAGCCAGTGTGGAAGATTTTTATCCAGCAGTTTCTGAGCCCTGTggtcctcctccttcttgtGGCGTCAATCGCTTCATTGGCCCTACAAGAGTGGGTCGAAGGTGCCGCAATCCTCATAATTGTCACCTTGAACGCGTCCCTGGCCACGTATATGGAGAAGTCAG CCAGCAACGCACTCGCCAAACTCGCAAGCATGGCGGCGCCTGGATGCACCGTTCTCCGAGAAGGAAAGGAACAGACTGTTGGAGCAGTGGACGTCGTCCCCGGCGACATTGTTCTGCTCGCCACCGGCAACAATGTAGCTGCAGATATGCGATGCATCGACACGGTGGAGCTCAAGACGAACGAGAGTCTTCTCACGGGCGAAAGCGAAGACATTTCGAAAACTCTGAGAGCGGAAGACTACGACACCCCCTTTGCGACGAACTTGTGCTTCGCCTCAACCATTGTTACCAACGGAAGTGGGCGCGGCCTTGTTTTCGCCACCGGAATGGACACGCAAGTTGGCCGCATTGCACAGCAACTCAAGAAGGCTGGAGAAGGATCGAAGCTGACGCCGCTCCAACGGGGTTTGAACCGCCTCGGAGGAATGATTGGGCTTATAGCCATCTGCGTCCTCATCATCGTCGTCGTGGTCGCCATTCTGACCGGATACAGAGACCCCGCCCACCCCGATGCTGACCCTGTCTTCACG ATCGTCTTGGTGGCTGTCGGcttcgcagtctcctcgATCCCTGAGGGGCTGCCCATGGTCGTCACCATCTGCCTGTCGCTGGGAGCTCGCGACATGGTGAAGAGAAAGGCGAATGTCCGCAAGCTGCCGGCAGTAGAGACGCTGGGCTGCTGCTCGGTCATTTGCAGCGACAAAACGGGCACTCTTACTGAGGGCAGGATGACAGCGGTGCGCCTAGTCACCGTGTGCCGCAATGGGGAGATTCTTGACGCCGACGGCTTGACCAAAAGCTTTGCCTTCTTCCCGACGAAGGGCTTCGACACGAACGGCGGCATCTTCGATATCAGCAAACTGGACGACAAAACCAAG AACAACCTCATGATTCAGTACCACGACGGGGCTTTCCAAGACTACGACGGCGTCTGCCACAATTACGGCAACCGAGCGAACACGGACGCCACCACCAAGCTCGTGCGGTCTGTCATGCTCTCCGGCTATCTGAACTCATATTCCACGACTCTCATACGCGAGCCTGAGACGAAGCGCTGGTTTGCAAAGGGCAACATGAGCGAAG GTGCCATCGTCGTGggagctgcgaaggcgcagatCGGCGACGCCGTCCAAGGCAGCGCAACAGACCCGAGTGCGGAGTATACTCGAGCCAAGGAACTGGAGGTTCCGTTCAACTCCTCGCGCAAAATGATGATGACAGTCCACAAGCTTCCTGCGGTGAACATGTTTGGAGACATTGCGCTGAAGAATCCAAATGGCGCGCAATACACGCACTGCGCGATCATTAAGGGTGCGCCAGACAGA GTGCTGAAGCATGTCGGCTACGTGTTGggggaaggcgccgagggcccCCATCTGGACTGGAACCGCCCCGCGACGACGGAAGACGTCCGCAAAGTCGAGGCTGTCAatctcgcgctctctcaacaggcgctccgcgtcctcgcgttCACCATCCGTCCTCTGACTGACGCGGATGTCGCTGCGCTGAAACAACAAGATGGAGCGGACCAAAGGCTGAAGTTCGCTCTCGGAGAAGACACGGAG GAGCTGTGCCTGCTCGGCGTCATCGGGTCTTTGGATCCGCCGCGCACGGGCGTCCGCGAGGCCATTGAGCGATGCAGACAAGCTGGAATCCGCGTCATTATGATCACTGGCGACCAGAGGCCGACAGCCGTGGCGATTGCGAAGGAAATTGGACTCCTGACGCAGCGCGACAACGCCGACGAGAAAAGCATTCAGTGCTCCGGACTTCACATCGATGACGACCCGATGAAGGATCATCTCTCCGAAGAAGAACTCGACGACATCATCGCCAG AGTGAACGTCTTCTCTCGAGCCCAGCCAGAGGACAAGATTGCGATCGTCGAGGCGCTCAAGCGCCAGGGCCACACAGTGGCGATGACCGGAGACGGTGTGaacgacgcgcctgcgctgaaGGCCGCGGACATTGGCGTGGCGATGGGTATTGCTGGGACAGACGTAGCCAAAGGCGCGAGTGAGATGGTGCTCCTTGATGACAACTTCGTGACCATCGTGGCGGCCGTCGAAGAGGGAAGAAAGATCTATTCAAACATCCAAAAattcgtctgcttcctcctcggcacCAACATCGGTGAAATCATCTACCTCACCATTGCGATCGCCGCCTCCatgccgctgcctctcgagGCCCTCCAAGTCCTATTCCTCAACCTCATGAGCGACGGATGCCCCGCTGTCGCCATCGCCAAAGAGCCTTCCGACGAGGAAAACATGAAA AtcccgccgcgcccacgcAAGCAGCCTATCATGACGCGCGACTGGTGGCTCTACGGCAACTTGCCGCACACGATTTTTGAGGCAGGCTGCGTCCTGATGTCTCTGGCGCTGGGCCTCTATCTTTGCACAGGTGTCGTTCAGCTAGGGCCGCTGCATGACCAGTGCTCCTACTTCACCGCTCGGGACGTCGTCAATCTG AAAGACATCGATTATCGATACTTCTGTCGCTCGTTCGAGTACCGCGTTTCATCGGGCTACACAGGATGGGTCACAAACGTCGACTTCTGGAGTCCGCAAA ctggCAAAGTGGAGCAGGTCCTCGGCGCGATTGCGGGAAAGCATCCGGATCTCACTGTCGAGACGCCGGGGCTCGACGCGTACATCGTGGAGGCGATGGCTGGCGGCTGCCCGCCAGGGGTAGACGTCGACGCCACCACGGGCTTCTGCATGCCCAAGGCGGGCACTACGGTCCGCTcgcacgcagacacgcccctgggcgccgcctcgcgcgactACTTTGAcgtttccgcgcgcggcgccaagATGGGACGAACCTGCTCCTTCATCACCGCGGTCTGGTGCGAAATGCTCAGAGCCTACACG GTTCGCTCGTGGCATTGGTTTTTCACGGTGTTCAACCGGAACCCGTGGATGCATTTGGCGTGCAGCATCTCGGCGACGCTGACGTCGCTGTTGACGATTGTGCCGGGTATCCAGAACGCCTTTTCGACGTATGCGCTGCCCTGGTACCTCTACTTGTTCGCCATCGCCTGCGGCTTTTTCAACCTCACTCTGGATGAGCTGATTCCCAAGCCCCTGTACCGATAcaagaaggcgcgagagatG agAGCTGCGCTGGCGACCAAGACGTCCACGGCCTAA
- a CDS encoding uncharacterized protein (encoded by transcript BESB_027640) translates to MPRFLVRPPWGKAALLENIRTGPWARTPRTCEAVPPLRFSASRDSQRLSQFFCGASAQYDVCSLLPSPPSAAAWTVRSFSSGCLRASSYRSRSFPVSFSFDCSSSDLSASISGHIYAHSFPSSSSPSAASLSSSTASLQYWWRSFPGVQISTPGDFPGKRSRVPVAAALPYGVSHAELTAVPLARSAQCAHMQAVKRTMGLKFCAEEFVSRRSELGDQTASVSSVIVPAPAMMRQASVRSDVKNAATVTGGEARGSIQKGGLGGPRGTEEGSMWCSDRKRKILNGTEYIRRKSSHRGRIKRGSQAPAYKR, encoded by the coding sequence ATGCCGCGGTTCCTTGTACGGCCTCCATGGGGAAAGGCTGCTCTCCTGGAGAATATCCGTACCGGCCCCTGGGCTCGCACTCCACGCACCTGCGAGGCAGTACCACCTCTTCGTTTCTCTGCTTCACGCGACTCACAGCGTTTGTCCCAGTTCTTCTGTGGAGCTTCTGCCCAGTATGATGTCTGCTCTCTGTTGCCGTCGCCCCCTTCTGCAGCGGCCTGGACTGTtcgttccttctcttcgGGGTGCTTGCGTGCTTCTTCCTACCGGTCGCGTTCTTTTCctgtttccttctccttcgaCTGCAGCTCATCCGATCTCTCTGCCTCGATATCTGGTCACATCTATGCGCACTCTTTCCCGTcatcctcctctccctccgctgcatctctctcttcttccactGCATCTCTTCAGTACTGGTGGCGCTCCTTCCCCGGTGTCCAAATCTCGACACCTGGCGACTTCCCCGGAAAGCGAAGCCGTGTGCCAGTGGCCGCGGCCCTTCCGTATGGCGTATCTCATGCGGAGCTAACGGCAGTGCCGCTGGCGCGTTCCGCACAGTGTGCCCACATGCAGGCCGTGAAACGTACCATGGGGTTGAAATTTTGCGCAGAGGAATTCGTCTCACGACGCAGTGAACTTGGCGACCAAACCGCGTCGGTGTCATCTGTGATCGTGCCTGCTCCCGCGATGATGCGCCAGGCGTCCGTACGGTCAGACGTGAAGAATGCAGCCACAGTGACAGGTGGCGAAGCAAGGGGGAGCATTCAGAAGGGGGGATTGGGAGGTCCGCGTGGCACAGAGGAGGGTTCGATGTGGTGCTCTGATAGGAAGAGGAAGATTCTGAATGGGACGGAGTATATTCGCAGAAAGAGCTCTCACAGGGGAAGGATTAAGAGAGGCAGTCAGGCTCCGGCGTACAAACGTTAA
- a CDS encoding MIZ/SP-RING zinc finger domain-containing protein (encoded by transcript BESB_027630) has protein sequence MCRELGLPHSGRRKQVLVQALYDYQRSNGGIPTQLVTRFAGRHAQNSAAARGFSQHVQHAAQALPAHHGQPPGHHYIPPYSSSANYSHDSSLNLYPSSSHRGGHSASSSNPHGRANQPLLAGSAAEGLAAPTAPPPATFANRGFHGATVNGALHAGSTQAADGRTAFASLVHQGGAPQDAEFGGASAATPGTGLYAKCLCRGAAGNAGPRKGHTAAALKCSTCGGWNHPGCYPAECNTQSFVCSMCRMKRLDPFYPVAEVLWEARLELSHYAFELNAQNLRKWRAEGKEVIVRCMQVDLQPLYQTWPKSINITVNGRTEETVAAPSWEHKRRDTPIPITQYLKTSRNRIEFTWTNYDEPQQFHLAVLLCESKTPDALANQVWQQGQVAEADAEKRVLDIIGNRSGKDSAQSSADDSDDDDVMCLEVTRRIKLLCPVTFTRIEVPCRGRACRHLQCYDLAGYLLVTKNTKAFNTRWKCPECHLYVRPDELVVDGFVQKVLSNTDEEATVVELEPDASFRVVTEKELKEESKRAEEQRQLASNAGMRGLKDGGRQASPEGETNLSRDGPAKKAFEVVEMLSDSDDEADETANGDAGEAPPPAVSDATGAPETETDLASGAQAAEQAKARLPKPPVAYEGSGAPPSMTVESGDRQKENALANGPTDGHATSRERPRVDDEDCLPPQPKRPRRVVTSPCSSPRPKDVPCAPLSDAPPMAGEGGAAARPPAPPSACGCTGAGASSSVPASSPAPPPGAAAAVAQQPCPLPPPSPLPPTLQGARGEEPDIFVVLSSDEEDDFPALPAGVQAASGAGASRATSDQDRAGERPREDGADAGRRALLACDPKKSGKGGGRRQTMLRFKQKQELPSSDSSPAPALSSSGFTLPGGAAAADAAAAFASLAPQGGTFSPFSGALGQGAATSHYASPVPQSVPDHVGLPAISGAPLQHSLNFSSLAGAAADNPISVIDSSDGEDEEEEAGDDAAGEPQHQPEAASPCAESVTQQEPLGSGNPPQEKESQPATAAADAGTRASRDQVGATPSSIRMRSAQSANSSDPHRAAAARSLAVPRVSSSSSFSSSSAAAHSSAELARGAASEYSPGARGARGTDAEGARTDGENPPATLQPWLCAPPGAAPAATDSPEHERAHAPAPRQAEGASDPAPVEAFRSGGAEAERGSLSDYSKSRAGGAGDAPQVSAQTTVKRARAPVVPPPLFVTSRPPAKSGEGRGARISSAGLEVAPPASRDPRDGQHATGAGGRASEAAPLPPAAPAQAASASVSTGARANHAVCSSVPAVPHGVAASGGAPEPGGTQLNLCEASTGSAGPLLASSGSASGLQAPALHAPAAVRLGTRQDLCQAPGQEPLVQGAFNESSGATANVASPLSSFRPASAAEGASTDPGMLVSALPPAGSPAAAARATVSARAPYSEPGAPVAQVGPEAVAAGPAAAACPAAPVVPGSAAVSGGQQAPQPHWAFHVSLPSSSSEGAPFLLPSVQRHGSGSQGGPGEARDSGAGGPRVGTAQQQQEIELHRQRLQRKSEEDLQLLLSQQEAAAGFAPMPRTVLSGLHRAQLGASASSALPAGLAFLPAGGAGAADCYQAPQGEEEDGSCDAYGAADLFGRSFFSPPPPCVFARAAAPHGMPAFGTPGTRRQRPAGDAQESGAGEFAQVSEGASESDVSASARAGVPTEHALNWTEFHSVLNAEAEDQRTQQTLSALFGPSKPSDPAAASALAPSCVASWAPGQRPGRRSPFVPENALAARPRLGGRPHSLHSAEGLSAERLGGEGGASGASGAVSSRNGEIGGSLWPRRDEGARGQFASYLHQQSS, from the exons ATGTGCAGAGAGCTCGGCCTGCCTCACTCCGGACGTCGAAAGCAGGTTCTGGTGCAGGCGCTCTACGACTACCAGCGCTCGAACGGCGGCATTCCTACGCAGCTCGTCACCCGCTTCGCCGGGCGGCATGCGCAGAACTCTGCAGCCGCAAGAGGCTTTTCACAACATGTCCAACACGCTGCGCAAGCGCTGCCTGCTCATCACGGACAGCCTCCAG ggcACCACTACATTCCTCCGTACTCTTCGTCTGCGAACTACAGTCACGACTCCTCTCTGAATTTGTATCCCTCTTCCTCTCACCGCGGGGGTCactcggcgtcttcctcgaaCCCCCACGGCCGCGCGAAccagccgctgctggcgggctctgccgccgagggcctcgcggcgcccacggCGCCCCCCCCGGCGACGTTCGCCAACCGCGGGTTCCACGGAGCGACTGTAAATGGCGCTCTGCACGCTGGCTCAACGCAGGCGGCCGACGGCAGGActgcgttcgcctcgctggtccatcagggcggcgcgccgcaggacgcTGAATTCGGCGGGGCTTCCGCGGCGACCCCCGGAACGGGCCTCTACGCCAAatgcctctgccgcggcgccgcgggaaaCGCCGGACCTCGCAAAGGCCacaccgccgctgcgctcaaGTGCTCGACCTGCGGAGGATGGAAT CACCCAGGATGCTACCCGGCGGAGTGCAACACGCAGAGCTTCGTGTGCTCCATGTGCCGAATGAAGCGACTTGATCCTTTCTATCCTGTT GCAGAAGTTCTGTGGGAAGCGCGGCTCGAGTTGAGCCACTACGCCTTCGAGCTGAATGCTCAGAATTTGCGCAAGTGGAGAGCCGAAGGAAAAGAAGTCATTGTTCGCTGCATGCAGGTCGACCTTCAGCCTCTCTACCAGACCTGGCCCAAGTCTATCAACATCACTGTGAACGGGAGA acggaggagactGTTGCGGCGCCGTCGTGGGAGCACAAGCGAAGAGATACGCCCATTCCA ATCACGCAATACCTGAAGACTAGCCGCAACCGCATCGAGTTCACCTGGACGAACTACGACGAGCCTCAGCAGTTCCACCTTGCGGTGCTTCTCTGCGAGTCGAAGACGCCCGACGCGCTGGCG AACCAAGTTTGGCAGCAGGGGCAGGTGGCGGAagcggacgcagagaagcgcgTACTCGACATTATCGGCAACCGCAGCGGGAAGGACTCTGCGCAGAGCTCCGCGGATGACTCGGATGACGACGACGTGATGTGTCTCGAAGTGACGCGGCGCATCAAGCTGCTTTGTCCAGTCACTTTCACTCG GATTGAAGTCCCTTGCCGCGGCCGGGCCTGCAGGCACCTGCAGTGCTACGATCTGGCGGGCTACCTCCTCGTGACAAAGAACACAAAGGCCTTCAACACGCGCTGGAAGTGCCCGGAGTGTCATCTGTACGTTCGCCCGGACGAGCTCGTCGTCGACGGCTTTGTACAGAAAGTCTTGTCCAAcacggacgaggaggcgacggtCGTCGAGTTGGAGCCG GATGCTTCGTTTCGAGTGGTGACGGAAAAGGAGTTGAAAGAGGAGTCCAAGCGAGCGgaggagcagcggcagctggcgTCAAATGCTGGCATGCGCGGTCTAAAGGACGGCGGCAGACAGGCCTCTCCGGAAGGCGAG acgaATCTGTCTCGAGACGggccggcgaagaaggcttTCGAAGTCGTAGAAATGC TGAGCGACTCTGACGACGAAGCCGACGAAACTGCGAACGGAGACGCTGgcgaggctccgccgccagccgtGTCGGacgcgaccggcgcgcccgagACGGAGACAGATCTCGCATCTGGAGCCCAAGCAGCtgagcaggcgaaggcgcgcctgccAAAACCGCCGGTTGCCTACGAGGGAAGCGGTGCTCCGCCTTCGATGACGGTGGAAAGCGGCGATAGGCAGAAAGAGAACGCGCTTGCAAACGGACCGACTGATGGTCACGCGACGTCGAGAGAGCGACCGCGAGTGGACGACGAGGACT GCCTTCCACCGCAGCCCaagcgtccgcgccgcgtcgtcacgtcgccctgctcgtcgccgcgccccaAAGACGTGCCCtgtgcgccgctctctgacgcgccgccgatggctggcgagggcggcgccgccgctcgtcCGCCTGctccgccgtctgcctgCGGGTGCACAGGGGctggcgcgtcttcttcggtgcccgcctcttcgcccgctccgcctccaggcgccgccgcggcggtggcTCAGCAGCCGtgccctctcccccctccctccccgtTGCCTCCGACGCTccagggcgcgcgaggcgaagaaccTGACATCTTCGTCGTGCTTTCctccgacgaagaagacgacttTCCGGCGTTGCCCGCGGGCGTGCAGGCGGCGTCTggggcaggcgcctcgcgagcCACGAGCGATCAGGACCGAGCCGGAGAAAGGccgagagaagacggcgccgacgccggacGACGGGCACTCCTCGCCTGCGATCcgaagaagagcggaaaaggcggaggcaggagacAAACGATGCTGCGGT TCAAGCAGAAGCAGGAGCTTCCGTCGTCTgactcctcgccggcgcccgctctctcctcgaGCGGCTTCACGCTACCCGGcggagcggcagctgcagacgcggcggccgcgtttgcaagcctcgcgccgcagggagGGACGTTTTCGCCATTTTCTGGTGCGCTGGGGCAGGGCGCCGCCACATCCCACTACGCTTCTCCTGTCCCGCAGTCCGTTCCAGATCATGTCGGCCTGCCTGCGATCTCTGGCGCGCCACTTCAACACTCGCTCAACTTTTCTTCGCTggctggcgcggctgcagacaaCCCGATTTCAGTTATTGACTCGAGCGAcggggaggacgaggaagaagaggcgggcgacgacgcagcggggGAACCTCAACACCAGCCGGAGGCGGCAAGCCCCTGCGCAGAATCCGTGACGCAGCAGGAGCCGCTGGGAAGTGGAAATCCCCCGCAGGAGAAGGAAAGCCAACCTGCAACCGCGGCCGCTGACGCCGGTACGCGTGCGTCGCGAGATCAGGTCGGTGCGACGCCCTCCTCTATCCGCATGCGTTCTGCTCAATCGGCGAACTCTTCGGACCCACAccgggcggccgcggctcgctcgctcgctgtTCCACGTGtatcttcgtcgtcttcgttttcctcttcttcagcggccGCGCATTCCTCTGCGGAGCTGGCTCGGGGTGCCGCGAGTGAGTACTCCCCGGGGGCGCGAGGTGCGCGAGGCACAGATGCTGAAGGCGCGAGGACAGACGGCGAAAACCCTCCGGCGACGCTTCAGCCATGGCTCTGCGCGCCACCCggggccgcgccggccgcaaCCGACTCTCCGGAGCACGAGCGAGCGCATGcacccgcgcctcgccaggCGGAAGGGGCGAGCGATCCTGCGCCTGTGGAGGCGTTTCGGTCGGGCGgagcagaagcagagcgcgGGAGCCTCTCAGACTATTCGAAAAGCAGAGCAGGGGgggcaggagacgcgcctcaGGTCTCCGCGCAGACGACTGTGAAAAGGGCGCGGGCCCCGGTTGTTCCACCTCCTCTCTTTGTGActtcgcggcctcctgcgAAGAGCGGAGAGGGTAGAGGCGCGCGAATCAGTTCCGCAGGGCTAGAAgtcgctccgccggcgtcgcgtgaTCCGCGTGACGGTCAGCACGCCACTggggcgggcgggcgcgcctctgaAGCAGCTCCACTGCCTCCGGCAGCGCCAGCTCAAGCTGCGTCCGCTTCCGTGTCAACGGGAGCAAGGGCGAACCACGCGGTTTGCTCGTCTGTTCCTGCTGTACCCCATGGTGTCGCCGCTAGCGGCGGTGCGCCAGAGCCGGGCGGGACTCAGCTGAACCTGTGCGAGGCCTCCACCGGGTCAGCAGggcctcttctcgcctcgtcAGGAAGCGCCAGCGGTCTCCAGGCCCCCGCTCTtcacgcgcctgcagcagtcCGCCTGGGGACTAGACAAGATCTTTGTCAGGCTCCAGGGCAGGAGCCCCTCGTGCAGGGAGCGTTTAACGAGTCATCAGGAGCCACAGCAAACGTGGCTTCTCCGTTGTCTTCTTTTCGGCCTGCCAGTGCTGCAGAAGGGGCGAGCACCGACCCAGGGATGTTAGTCTCTGCATTGCCGCCGGCGGgttcgccagcggcggcggcccgtGCGACTGTTTCGGCGCGTGCTCCATACTCCGAGCCTGGGGCGCCGGTGGCGCAAGTGGGGCCTGAGGcagtcgccgcaggccctgccgctgctgcttgtCCGGCGGCTCCCGTCGTACCGGGGTCAGCTGCTGTGTCTGGAGGTCAGCAGGCGCCACAGCCTCATTGGGCCTTTCATgtttcgctgccttcttcctcgagcgaaggcgcgccgttTCTCTTGCCGAGCGTGCAGAGACACGGGTCTGGCTCGCAGGGTGGCCCTGGCGAGGCCCGAGACTCGGGGgccggaggcccgcgggTCGGCACagcccagcagcagcaggagatCGAGCTGCATCGTCAGAGACTCCAGCGAAAGAGCGAAGAagatctgcagctgctccttTCTCagcaggaggccgcggcaggaTTTGCGCCTATGCCGAGGACCGTGCTCTCTGGGCTCCACCGGGCCCAGCTTGGCGCGAGTGCGTCGTCTGCTCTTCCTGCGGGGCTCGCCTTCTtgcccgcaggcggcgcgggtgcGGCCGACTGCTACCAGGCACCCCaaggggaggaggaggacgggtCGTGCGACGCTTACGGAGCCGCAGACCTTTTCGGCCGctcgtttttctcgcctccgccgccatgCGTCTTTGcgcgtgccgcggcgccgcacggaATGCCGGCGTTCGGCACGCcggggacgcggcggcagaggccggctggcgacgcgcaaGAGTCTGGCGCTGGCGAATTCGCGCAGGTCTCCGAgggagcgagcgagagcgacgtgTCCGCgtccgcacgcgccggcgttCCCACGGAGCACGCTTTGAACTGGACCGAGTTCCACTCAGTCCTGAATGCCGAAGCAGAAGACCAGCGAACGCAGCAGACGTTGAGCGCTCTCTTTGGACCCTCTAAGCCGTCCGAtcctgcggcagcctcggcgctggcgccttcCTGCGTCGCGTCCTGGGCGCCTGGTCAGCGCCCCGGGAGGAGGTCGCCTTTTGTCCCCGAAAAcgcactcgcggcgcgcccgcggcttgGAGGCCGCCCCCACAGCCTCCACAGCGCGGAGGGACTTAGCGCCGAGCGCCTgggcggggagggcggggcgagcggggcgagcggcgccgtctcgaGCCGGAACGGCGAGATCGGCGGCAGCCTATGGCCTCGGCGAGACGAAGGGGCGCGGGGGCAGTTCGCCTCCTATCTTCACCAGCAAAGCAGctga